One genomic segment of Brachyhypopomus gauderio isolate BG-103 chromosome 19, BGAUD_0.2, whole genome shotgun sequence includes these proteins:
- the rpap2 gene encoding putative RNA polymerase II subunit B1 CTD phosphatase rpap2, with amino-acid sequence MTKAETNDGIVLIEESMEPRNRRQVGASKTKKKGGQPHTRSAAEEAKRREVLKETLREKLELERRALQVVERLLDDNVTEDFLIDCAQLITPANYRDTVEERSIVKLCGYPICPNKLICVPTQQYKISTRTNKVYDITERKCFCSNSCYKASKFFEVQISKSPLWLRKEERPADVKLMKKEDGGSSGLEVPLMDRAVRAEEVENPVSEAAERLGDLAGESEEEQEDFVSSVVARRGTRVHWGELPRHHGGNEKDQWLEGDTKDTQAQCLRPENGKNEPSLSSPLQGDPQDCPALQSKVTPVEYAVEETRELLDQCVLSDTHSSGVTPQDPVNDAPQKVSDVNTDVGDTPDTGLNICQVGMSRRGATELKSLLKNHRRAKAEPLSVKQDLLEALRRTLLEWRTEETLKFLYGPEYTSQTDATLPIEEEEEELDEDDLEDLEGGSEKANRCRGRQARPSSAAPDYHTLRKDAKLLDLRVREFYKGACVLSEEVDPDSVEEAKNSEDSNKGPVLPLVDSQAPHVIQKRIVVEKLSRSLRDIVGPLRVTMSEIINDINSLVRTFRFTNVNISHKPPEWTLIAVVLLSVLTEVSPLLKASMVKASSVEYITSLMKALRLDDQDLQNLVLLFKPKGQVPSSHLDV; translated from the exons ATGACGAAAGCGGAAACAAACGACGGGATTGTTTTGATAGAAGAAAGCATGGAACCGAGGAACAGGAGACAGGTCGGCGCATCTAAAACCAAGAAGAAAG GTGGGCAACCTCACACGAGGTCAGCTGCAGAGGAGGCCAAGAG GAGAGAGGTTTTGAAAGAAACCCTGAGGGAGAAACTTGAATTGGAGAGGAGGGCTCTTCAAGTTGTGGAACGGTTGCTGGACGATAATGTGACAGAGGATTTTCTTATTGACTGC GCACAACTGATCACTCCAGCCAACTATAGAGATACAGTTGAAGAACGCTCCATTGTTAAACTCTGTGGGTATCCTATATGCCCCAACAAACTGATCTGT GTTCCTACTCAACAGTATAAAATTTCCACCAGGACAAACAAGGTTTATGACATCACCGAACGTAAG tGTTTTTGTAGCAATTCCTGCTACAAAGCCTCAAAATTCTTTGAGGTCCAGATATCAAAATCACCACTGTGGctgagaaaagaggagag ACCTGCCGATGTCAAACTCATGAAGAAGGAAGATGG AGGCAGCTCAGGGCTGGAGGTGCCGCTGATGGACAGAGCAGTGAGAGCAGAAGAAGTTGAGAACCCCGTCTCGGAAGCAGCGGAGCGTCTCGGGGACTTGGCCGGAGAGagcgaggaggagcaggaggacttTGTGTCCAGCGTGGTGGCCAGACGGGGGACGCGGGTTCACTGGGGAGAGCTGCCCAGGCATCATGGAGGGAATGAGAAGGACCAGTGGCTCGAAGGTGACACGAAGGACACACAGGCCCAATGTCTGAGGCCTGAGAATGGAAAGAATGAACCTTCGCTGTCCTCGCCACTACAAGGTGACCCACAAGACTGTCCAGCCTTGCAGAGTAAAGTCACACCAGTGGAATATGCTGTAGAGGAAACCAGGGAGCTTTTAGACCAGTGTGTGCTGTCAGATACCCATTCCTCTGGGGTCACGCCACAGGACCCTGTTAATGATGCACCTCAAAAAGTTAGCGATGTGAACACGGATGTCGGAGACACTCCTGACACTGGCCTAAACATCTGCCAGGTGGGCATGAGCAGGAGAGGAGCTACTGAGCTCAAAAGCCTCCTGAAGAACCACAGGAGAGCAAAGGCAGAGCCTCTGTCAGTCAAGCAGGACCTACTAGAAGCTCTCAGGCGCACTCTGCTGGAATGGAGAACTGAGGAGACTTTAAAGTTCCTCTATGGACCTGAATACACCTCTCAGACTGATGCCACACTACCcattgaggaggaggaggaggagttggatGAAGATGACCTGGAAGATCTCGAGGGAGGTTCAGAGAAGGCTAATCGGTGCAGAGGACGTCAGGCCAGGCCCAGTTCTGCAGCGCCCGATTACCACACACTGAGGAAAGACGCGAAGCTGCTGGATCTCAGGGTGCGGGAGTTCTACAAGGGAGCGTGTGTTCTGTCTGAGGAGGTCGATCCAGACTCTGTGGAAGAGGCTAAAAACTCAGAG GACAGCAATAAGGGTCCTGTTCTGCCATTGGTGGATTCTCAAGCACCACATGTAATCCAGAAACGTATAGTTGTGGAGAAGCTCAGCAGAAG CTTAAGAGACATTGTGGGGCCCCTGCGTGTAACCATGAGTGAGATTATCAACGACATCAACAGCTTGGTCAGGACTTTCAG ATTCACCAACGTTAACATTAGTCACAAGCCTCCCGAGTGGACCCTGATTGCAGTGGTTCTTCTATCAGT